Proteins encoded within one genomic window of Haladaptatus sp. QDMS2:
- a CDS encoding DoxX family protein, with product MKNTDDVGLLLVRLTLGLVMVVHGSGKLFAVGPVAMPLGQFEGFLASMGVPLAGLVAVVVAVVEFLGGVLLVAGLFTRYAALGVAGVMFGATVLVHLPNGFANSNGGVEFTLVLTVVALSLVAMGPGAYSIAELVFDGEYHPSVPFAN from the coding sequence ATGAAAAATACCGACGACGTCGGCCTGCTACTCGTCCGGCTTACGCTTGGACTCGTGATGGTCGTCCACGGGAGTGGAAAACTGTTCGCCGTTGGCCCCGTCGCGATGCCGCTTGGCCAGTTCGAGGGCTTTCTGGCCTCGATGGGTGTGCCGCTCGCCGGGCTCGTCGCCGTGGTAGTCGCGGTGGTCGAGTTCCTCGGCGGTGTGCTGCTCGTCGCCGGGTTGTTCACGCGGTACGCCGCCCTCGGCGTCGCAGGCGTCATGTTCGGCGCGACGGTGCTCGTCCACCTGCCGAACGGGTTCGCCAATTCGAACGGCGGCGTCGAGTTCACGCTCGTGTTGACCGTCGTGGCGCTCTCGCTGGTCGCGATGGGGCCGGGGGCGTACTCCATCGCTGAACTCGTCTTCGACGGCGAGTATCACCCTTCGGTACCGTTCGCGAACTAG
- a CDS encoding multicopper oxidase domain-containing protein, translating to MSDRIGAPGTGISRRKFLAATGSAGLFATAGCTTISQPTVRTVPLSGSQNGLNLDLPETGKPEVVNLDERGHAVTIKSVMARHHIHPGETMNGPITLPVVWAFQADDGVPSVPGPILRCTEGAELKITLDNSEMQMPHTLHFHGVRKTWENDGVPTTTGVTVMPGEKHTYTIPANVPGTHLYHCHYQTPMHMDMGMYGILRVDPKGYEEADKEYFMTVKEWDTRLSRQHGGENVQYSLSNRHGDAFTINGKSAPATFHPETGSPLIVEPGDTVRVHWVNAGFMSHPLHVHNHRFKIVEKDGSPMPEPLQFLQDVVNVAPAERYTIEFEADADPGIYPVHCHKVDHIRNGDSYPGGMLTAIVYTDAMDTDIFRSVMDYAGYQG from the coding sequence ATGAGTGACAGAATCGGTGCCCCCGGAACCGGAATCTCCCGTCGAAAATTCCTCGCCGCAACCGGCAGCGCTGGTCTCTTTGCGACCGCTGGCTGCACGACTATCTCACAGCCGACGGTACGAACTGTCCCGCTCTCCGGTTCACAGAATGGGCTGAACCTCGACCTCCCGGAGACCGGGAAACCCGAGGTCGTAAACTTAGACGAACGGGGCCACGCGGTCACGATTAAATCCGTGATGGCTCGCCATCACATCCACCCTGGTGAGACGATGAACGGCCCCATCACGCTCCCTGTCGTCTGGGCGTTTCAGGCGGACGATGGCGTTCCGAGCGTCCCTGGCCCTATTCTCCGGTGCACCGAGGGTGCGGAACTGAAAATCACGCTCGACAACTCGGAGATGCAGATGCCCCACACGTTGCACTTCCACGGGGTGCGAAAGACGTGGGAAAACGATGGTGTCCCGACGACGACCGGCGTGACGGTCATGCCCGGCGAGAAGCACACCTACACCATCCCTGCGAACGTCCCGGGCACGCACCTCTATCACTGCCACTACCAGACGCCGATGCACATGGACATGGGCATGTACGGCATCCTTCGGGTTGACCCGAAGGGGTACGAGGAGGCTGACAAGGAGTACTTCATGACCGTCAAGGAATGGGATACCCGCCTCTCGCGCCAGCACGGTGGCGAAAACGTCCAGTACTCGCTCTCGAACCGACACGGAGACGCGTTCACCATCAACGGGAAATCCGCACCCGCGACGTTTCACCCCGAGACGGGGTCACCACTCATCGTCGAACCCGGTGACACGGTCCGCGTCCACTGGGTGAACGCGGGGTTCATGAGCCACCCGCTGCACGTCCACAATCACCGATTCAAAATCGTCGAAAAAGACGGGAGTCCGATGCCGGAGCCGTTGCAGTTCCTGCAAGACGTCGTCAACGTGGCTCCAGCAGAGCGTTACACTATCGAGTTCGAGGCCGATGCAGACCCGGGTATCTATCCGGTTCACTGTCACAAGGTCGACCACATTCGCAACGGCGACAGCTACCCCGGCGGGATGCTGACCGCGATCGTCTACACGGACGCGATGGATACCGATATCTTCCGCAGCGTGATGGACTATGCAGGGTACCAGGGGTGA
- a CDS encoding halocyanin domain-containing protein gives MTTELHRPRDCIDRRRFLTMTAGLAIGSTLGTGLLARPASAAEDDLATFFANTDNVTELVDRRGEPSVEIIVGSAGNGGSFGFEPAAVRVDPGTTVVWTWSGEGGMHNVVAKNGAFKSEFYTKPGETYEFTPVTTGEHRYVCAPHEMMGMRGVLVVGDGAVSLGSVAGSSSSSGTRSAETFDGWLARTDNYDSITDLRGESTVTVEVGADGNGGAFAFEPAAIHVDPGTTVIWEWVGKNEYDVSDPELGYQSDLLAGQGNRFAVEFDGHGLSKYECSAYGEQGMRGVVIVGNGPDPVLSPLGKVLTGGTAVVLGAPFLYGLHRHISDSTSYDEAD, from the coding sequence ATGACCACTGAACTCCACCGCCCCAGAGACTGCATCGACCGCCGACGGTTCCTCACCATGACGGCGGGACTTGCTATCGGCAGCACATTAGGTACGGGTCTGCTCGCGAGACCAGCCTCAGCGGCCGAAGACGACCTCGCGACGTTCTTCGCCAATACCGACAACGTGACCGAACTCGTCGACCGCCGCGGGGAACCGTCGGTCGAAATCATCGTCGGTTCAGCCGGCAACGGTGGGTCGTTTGGTTTCGAACCCGCCGCCGTCCGCGTCGACCCGGGGACGACGGTCGTCTGGACGTGGTCTGGCGAGGGTGGGATGCACAACGTGGTCGCGAAAAACGGTGCGTTCAAATCGGAGTTCTACACGAAACCGGGTGAAACCTACGAATTCACCCCTGTCACGACGGGCGAACACCGGTACGTCTGTGCTCCTCACGAGATGATGGGAATGCGGGGCGTGCTCGTCGTCGGTGACGGGGCGGTTTCCCTCGGGTCTGTCGCGGGTAGTAGTTCATCGAGCGGGACGCGCTCCGCTGAAACGTTCGACGGTTGGCTCGCTCGAACCGATAATTACGACAGTATCACGGACCTGCGCGGCGAGTCGACGGTGACAGTCGAGGTCGGTGCAGACGGTAACGGTGGAGCGTTCGCATTCGAACCTGCTGCCATCCACGTCGACCCCGGCACGACGGTCATCTGGGAGTGGGTTGGCAAGAACGAGTACGACGTCTCTGACCCGGAACTGGGGTATCAGAGTGACCTACTCGCTGGTCAAGGAAACCGATTCGCAGTGGAATTCGACGGCCACGGACTGAGCAAATATGAGTGTTCAGCCTACGGCGAACAGGGAATGCGAGGCGTCGTCATCGTCGGCAACGGGCCAGACCCCGTGCTCTCTCCGCTCGGCAAGGTCCTCACCGGCGGAACGGCTGTCGTCCTCGGCGCGCCGTTCCTCTACGGGTTACACCGCCACATCAGTGATTCGACCAGCTACGACGAAGCGGACTAG